One region of Cyanobium sp. M30B3 genomic DNA includes:
- a CDS encoding HEPN domain-containing protein, with amino-acid sequence MELLHRQPGHEDAVVFHAQQCLEKYFKAALIAHGESVQKIHDLQELSRQLGILMPDWQADPSDLTRITQGGVMFRYPGMEAQADDAACAVGITNELRQRLSGWLRTLPEDS; translated from the coding sequence ATGGAGTTGTTGCATCGCCAGCCAGGGCATGAAGATGCCGTGGTTTTTCATGCTCAGCAGTGCCTGGAGAAATACTTCAAGGCAGCCCTGATTGCCCATGGGGAGTCTGTGCAGAAAATCCATGATCTTCAGGAACTCTCCAGGCAACTCGGGATCTTGATGCCGGATTGGCAAGCTGATCCTTCTGATCTGACCCGGATCACGCAGGGAGGCGTGATGTTTCGCTACCCGGGGATGGAGGCCCAGGCTGACGACGCTGCCTGTGCTGTTGGCATCACCAACGAGCTGAGGCAGCGGCTTTCTGGATGGCTGAGGACGCTTCCAGAAGACAGTTGA
- a CDS encoding nucleotidyltransferase domain-containing protein has product MEAAVGLAEGDDPGRAGDDGAMAMAPFVTQEALKAFTDRLVVAFAPEQVILIGSMARGTAGVESDADVLVVMPFEGRALDKILEIRNVCQPEFPLDMLLWRPEDIPRRYRWGDPFIREALDHGVVLYG; this is encoded by the coding sequence ATGGAAGCGGCGGTGGGCCTGGCCGAAGGTGATGACCCTGGCAGGGCCGGCGATGATGGTGCAATGGCCATGGCTCCGTTCGTTACGCAAGAGGCTCTCAAGGCCTTCACCGATCGCCTGGTGGTGGCGTTCGCCCCGGAGCAGGTGATTCTGATCGGCTCGATGGCACGAGGAACAGCCGGTGTGGAATCGGATGCCGATGTGTTGGTGGTGATGCCCTTCGAGGGAAGAGCACTGGACAAGATCCTGGAAATCCGCAACGTCTGCCAACCCGAGTTCCCTCTGGACATGCTGCTTTGGCGTCCTGAGGACATACCCAGGCGCTACCGCTGGGGAGACCCTTTCATCCGTGAAGCACTCGACCACGGTGTGGTGCTGTATGGCTGA
- a CDS encoding DoxX family protein produces MSTSSLLELFGGFMAACVALWFVAMNRFVGMDRPASRSAPLTGLTAVAPAVRAYLQRPGLLASVGLLLLRLSIGGLMIHHGQEKLADPQQFANTYVASLHLPFPLFFAYAAGFSELIGSWLVILGLLTPLGALALTGTMLVAAYQHISTAGFNIYVLELVLLYLGGSLALLCNGPGRFSFDAGIAPVLLDDLTDARTSVAVSTQGAGELQAVPVTVNTNPGG; encoded by the coding sequence ATGTCCACGTCATCCCTGCTTGAGCTGTTCGGTGGCTTCATGGCCGCCTGTGTGGCCCTCTGGTTCGTGGCGATGAACAGGTTCGTCGGGATGGACAGGCCCGCCTCAAGGTCTGCTCCCCTGACTGGGCTCACGGCAGTCGCACCAGCCGTGCGCGCCTATCTGCAGCGCCCAGGCCTGCTGGCTTCCGTGGGTCTGCTACTGCTGCGCCTGAGCATCGGCGGGCTGATGATTCACCACGGCCAGGAAAAACTCGCCGATCCCCAGCAGTTCGCCAACACCTATGTGGCCTCGCTGCACCTGCCCTTCCCGCTGTTCTTCGCCTACGCTGCCGGCTTCTCGGAGTTGATCGGCAGCTGGCTGGTGATCCTCGGCCTGCTCACTCCCCTCGGCGCCCTGGCCCTCACCGGCACGATGCTGGTGGCGGCCTATCAGCACATCTCCACCGCCGGCTTCAACATCTACGTGCTCGAGCTGGTGCTCCTCTATCTGGGCGGCAGCCTCGCCCTGCTGTGCAACGGCCCCGGTCGCTTCTCCTTTGACGCCGGCATCGCGCCGGTGTTGCTCGACGACCTCACTGATGCCCGCACCTCGGTGGCTGTCTCCACGCAGGGTGCTGGCGAGCTGCAGGCTGTTCCAGTGACCGTCAACACCAACCCAGGCGGGTGA